From the Canis lupus familiaris isolate Mischka breed German Shepherd chromosome 27, alternate assembly UU_Cfam_GSD_1.0, whole genome shotgun sequence genome, the window gagggagaagcagattccctgctgagcggggaccctgagatcatgacctgagtggaaggtggatgcttaaccaactgagacacccaggcaccccctccttaGCTCTTCTAACTACCTAAGCAATCCTACATTTGTTCTGTGCTTTTCATTCCCTCCTCCACAGCACTGCTTAATGCTGTTGTATCCCTTGCTTGAATAACTGCAACCAACCTCCAAAATAACCAAAATTACCTCCCTGAGTCAGCCTCTCTAGGCTTATCACCCATCTTTTACTCTGTTGTTAGATGttacttccattaaaaaaaaaaaaaaaagatttatttatttatttatttattcatgagagacagagagaatggcagagacatagacggagggagaagcactcTTCaaagggagccccatgcaggggatcatgccctgagctgaaggcagacgcttaacagctgagccacttaggcatccccAGATGCCACTTCCTAATACAAAGATCCAGTTTTCCAAGACAATCTAGACCCCTTACCAGTTACCTCTCCACCTACCATCAAGGCCGCAATCACCACATACAAAACATCTGCAGCTACTTTGTAGCTCAGGTGGTCATGCCAGATCGCCTCTTACCCTCTGTTCCAAATCCTCTCATCCTGGTCTCGTGACCCATGCTTCTACTCTCTTGCCTCACATCCATACTTCATCTAACAACCAGCTTCCTTTGGATTAACACAGTAATGGGACTGTCTACCTagctttccattttgttctttccaTTTGCCACTGTCTCTCAGGGCCCAGGCTTGCTCTTCTTCAAGAGACAAACCTGGACAGTGATCATGTTATTTACTTACCAAAAGCTCTATCAGTTCCCActgttttctgaaggaaaaaaaaattttttttcagcataCCATCCATGGCCTGCCAACTGTCAGATCCCATTCCCCAATTACCACCCCTACCAATGCAGCCTGATAATCTtgccatttttttcattcttcaagaTCTGACATATATATCACTTCCTTGAAggcttcttctttctccctcttttgtaGTTCATCTTCATGCCCTGTTCTTCCATGTATTGCTTTCTACctctctagtgtttttttttttttttaagatttcatttatttattcatgagagacacagggagagaggcagagacataggcagagggagaagcaggctccctgtggggagcctgaatgcaggactccatcccaggaccccaggatcacaacctgagctgaaggcagacactcaaccactcagccactcagatgtcccttaCCCCTGTAGTTTTTTATGTACATGGTGGCTTCCCTCACACCTGATGTATACTCCCTAAAGGCAGGGACTGTGATTTAAGTCATCCTTTTAAGCACCACGCCACTGAGAACAATGCTGTGGGGAGTATCTCACACGTGGTAAGATCACATCATTCTGCTGCTTAAAACCTCCTAATGTCCCAGTGGCTTCCCATACCACTGGGTCCGTGATAAAAACTCCACATAGGCCTAATTGGTCTTTGATGATGGGAGTTCTTGCTACCACTCTTTTTGCTCCTTACTGTTCCTGGAACACATCACACAAGATTTCACTTCAAAGGTACTACATTGACTGTTCCCTTTATTGGGATACCTTTTCCCCAGCTCTTAGCATGACTTGCTTTCTACAGTCCTCAGGGCTTCTCTCCAAGGCCACTTTCTCAgtgagacatttctttttttttttttttttaatttttatttatttatgatagtcagagagagagagagagagagagagagagagagagaggtagagacataggcagagggagaagcaggctccatgcactgggagcccgacgtgggattcgatcccaggtctccaggatcgcgccctgggccaaaggcaggcgctaaactgctgcgccacccaggtttCCCCTCAGTGAGACATTTCTCGGCCACTCTGGTCACTTGGGACCTCACAGCCTTCTCTTTTCCTTGGCCCTGCTATCACTTCCTTACACAGTATATCTTTCATTCGTCtatttttgtgcttattttctgTCATCCTAGTTTAAATCTGTTGGTTTACGTCCTTAGCTCCAGAGAGATAATGCCTGATATACTGAAGGCtgtcagtaaacatttgttgaaagcggggggcgggggggggggggaataagcAAGTTAATagaggtgcccaataaatatttcttaaattgaaTGAAAACGTCACAAACACTTGACTGTGAAATCATCAAATTCTGAAAGTATGTGGGTTGAGGAAAACAGTGAAATTGAGCGAAAGCTGTCATTATAAACAACCTCCAGGAAGGATTAAAATTGGGTACTTGTGGGAGCGGCAACTGGGCCGGGAATCCAGTACCTTCGCAGAAACGCTGGGGGGTGCAtaactcctccccccaccccccggggacTGCATCTGGGAGGCCAGCTCGCCCTACCTCCCCATTTGGACGCTAGTCGATCACACAGGTGTTTGAAGTTATTTTAGGGTCTGCCTCTTTCGGTTTGCGAAGGACACGGAAACCTTGATTGGCTTTCGTGACACCTCTCAGTTCTAGGTAGGAAACTAGCCCGAGTGTAAACGACAACAAAAACACCGCTCCGGACTCGATACTGGGGTTTGGGGAAGCAGAGCCCATTTTAGAGCAGCGGGAGTGGAACTTTCTGCCTTTGCGACCCAAGCTCCGCCTTCACactgtttttctgaaaatgttctcCCTGGCTTATTACTCTTCGGCAGCGGCCCACTTTCCGCAGGGGGATGGCGCTCCGATCTGCACATTCCCTCTTCCCTTGGGGGctccatagcatttttttttttttttttttcacgctTCGACGCTACCGCTGCAGACGCCTGCCTTCTCATTATTTGCCCTACCGATCTCCGATCTCCGGTGCCCGGACTGTAAACAAAACACTTTAGATCATAGCAAGGTCGATGTAAGCACAGCCTTTCTGCTGGCAGCCAGTCGTCTTAAGGTGGCGTGACTGTGACTCGTTTACTTTGCAAGATTAACAAAGCAACAAAATGGTGTTCCTACATGTTACTTGCAGAAAGATTCAAGGTGTGTAGGGGacagaaatattaatttcctattaTTACTTGAGATATTAATTCCACGAATAAAAGGTTTGTTGTATGTTGTGATACTCTAGAATATCTCCATTTACATAATATGTAAATGGTCTCTGCATTTAGACATCTGaatttattcttatatataaCATAGAATTCCTGTGTAGTCTAGCAGTTGTGTAAAAATGTCAACAGGAATCTAATTTCAGAAATAGAGTATAAATCATGGTATGGAGGCCTACCCTCATTTTCCTgtccttctcccccctcctccagTCCAATAAGTTAAATAGCATGTTCCCTGTTAGAAAAAGATGAGAGGTGTTACTTGGATCACAGGTGAAATATCTTTGTCAATTACGTAGGAAGTCCTGACTTAGAAACAAGTTTTGgacactgcctctctctctctctgctctctgggTATCACCCTTGTCCgtttggaatctgcattttagttGAACCTAGTGCATAGTGATACAAAAGGCCAGTGACAGCTGCATATAAATATCAGTGACCACAGGCCACATCAAGGAAACATCTGCAGGCAGCCCAGGGAATGAGCAGGGGCCATTTTGAATCCCTTGTAAGAGAGGAGGACCAGCCAGACTGCAGCACAGGCCAATCCAGACAAAACCTGAAccattaggaaagaaagaaagagaaaaagaacctgCCTGAGAGTTAAGGAGACCCGCCTCTAGCCCTGGCTCTGCTATCCACTGGATGTGTGTCCCTGGACAGGAAACCTCTCCTGCTCTCAATTTCCTCAGTGGTAAAAAGAGAGGGTTGAGCCACAGGGTTCAGAAGGGCCATGCCAGCTCTTACATTCTGGAGTGCTGAGGTGAGGCACGCACACAGAATGGAACACACAATACGCGGTTAAGAAAACAGGTTAAGAATCAAAGTCATCTGTAGCACAGATGCATAAGAAAACATTGCTGTGCTGTGCACTATTAGAACAGAAGGAGAGCAGTTTCCAGTAAAATGTATTAACTTTGGCCCAGACCAAGATTATATgaatgggggtgggatggggtggtgTGGGGAGACAGTACAAGACCCTTTGAGCTGTGTCTCGGATAGGAcagccctcccccctccccctaccGTGTTAAGTCCTATCTATCATCCTGCTCAGGATCAAATCGGTAGGTCCTTTCAAGTTGCAAAGTGGAGTACAGAAACGCCCAAGTAAGAATATCAGACGTGAGGACACGGTCGTGGTGGGTTTATGAATCATTTCATAATCTGGACTTTCCGATTACTTTCACCCTTCAGAGACTTGTAGCCCTCTAAAGGCATTCCCTTGCATCTAAATTTTGTTGTGGGAGGGTTGGAGCAGTGAATCTGGTGGGAGagaaaggtggaggaaggaaggagctgTTGTATTTGGCGGCAGGACTCAGGTAGAGGAAACTGCTACAACCCGGGAAAGAATTGAAAACTATAAAGAGGGGACGGGTTCCCACACGCAGCCCAGGTCAATGGCTTTCGCTGTGCTCGGGAAGCAAGAACCCGGGTCAGGGTGTAACCTCGCTTTTGAAACCCAAGTGTGTCTGAGGCAGCTACAAAAGTTTATTAGGGACTTGGGAGGCCAGTGGAGTTTTTGatcttgaaattcttatttttattgcgGGGAGAGCTTGGGTTCAGAATACATGAGAAGTGCTGCGCCTACGTTCGCCTTGGCGTCTTCCCAGAGCTCCCGCCTCCCCCAGAACAGCAGAGCCTCCTAGGTTCAGAGGGAGCTAACCACTGCTCCCCGCTAGCAGAGGCACCCAggtcggggtgggggcgggggcgggggcgggggcgcggctcCCGGCCCCTCCGCGAGCGCCAAAGGCCGCCCAGCCTCCCCGCAGCGccggagccgggggggggggggggggggggggagagcgcagcggggggggggcgggcggggagagCGCAGCTGGGGGCGCAGAGCTCCCACGGCCAGCctccgccccccgcggcccgcacCCCCGGCTCGGCGAGCGCGGGGAAGACGAGCTCGCCACCGGGCCACCTAGGAGGTCATCTGATCCTGCCCCCTCCGTCTCCCCGCGCGCGGAGCGGGCGCGCCAGGCAGCGCAGCGCGGGGACCTGAacccgcggccccgccgcccccgcccccgccctccccggctTCCCGGCCGGTTGGCTAGTTTGTTTGTCTCGTTTTTAATTTCTCCGAGGCCAGCCGGAGCAGGTTTGCTGGCAGCCGCGCACCTCCGGAGTCACGCGACCAGCCAGGCTCCGGGCGGCGCAGTCGGAGGCGGGCGCGCgcccggggaggcggggcggggcggggcggggcggggcggggcggggcgagcgggaGGCGTCGCGGCCGCCGGGGCCACCTTAAGGCCGCGCTCGCCAGCCTCGGCGGGGCGGCTCCCGGCGCCGCAACCAATGGATCTCCTCCTCTGTTTAAATAGACTTGCGGTGTCAATCATTTTCTTCTTCGTCAGCCTCCCTTCCACCGCCATATTGGGCAACTAAAAAAAAGGGGGCTCGTCCTTTCGGGgtgtttttctccccttcccctgtccCCACTGCCTCGCCGCTCCGCGACGCCGACGTCCGCAAGGTTTGGAGAGCCGCTCGGTTGGCGGGACCCGCGGGCTCGCGGCAGCCCGGGCTTGGACTGGCTctgccgcccctcccctcccctcctctgccctcctctgctcGCCTCTGCTcgcctctgctctgctctcctctcctctcccctccccgccccgccctcccgctCGCCGGTCCGCTAGAGCGGCGGCGGCTCTCGGCTGCCGGGCCGGGgcttcccctcacccctcacccctgcccctcccgcctcccgcctcccccgggccaGCGCGCCCCTGACGCTCGGGCAGTTACTTGCGCGTGTTTGTTTCTCTTGGCTCCGAGCGCGATCGCAGGGCTTTCTAGGGGGCGGTTCGGGCTGGGTCGGggcgttttgttttgttcagttttgttttccgagagagggagagagcgcgcGCGCTCGCGGCGGTCGTGAAGACCGGGGAGGAGGATGTCAAACGTGCGAGTGTCTAACGGGAGCCCGAGCCTCGAGCGGATGGACGCCAGACAGGCCGAGTACCCCAAGCCCTCCGCCTGCAGGAACCTCTTCGGCCCGGTCAACCACGAAGAGTTGACCCGGGACTTGGAGAAGCACTGCAGAGACATGGAAGAGGCGAGCCAGCGCAAGTGGAATTTTGATTTCCAGAATCACAAGCCCCTGGAGGGCAAATACGAGTGGCAGGAGGTGGAGAAGGGCAGCTTGCCCGAGTTCTACTACAGACCCCCGCGGCCACCCAAAGGCGCCTGCAAGGTGCCGGCGCAGGAGAGCCAGGACGTCAGCGGGACCCGCCAGGCGGGGCCTTTACTGGGGTCTCAGGCCAACTCAGAGGACACACACTTGGTAGACCAAAAGACTGATGCGCCCGACAGCCAGACGGGGCTAGCGGAGCAGTGCACTGGGATCAGGAAGCGACCCGCGACCGACGGTAACGACCCCTCCCCAAGCAGAGAAGGTCTGGGTGCCCAGGACCCTAACCGCAGCTTGCTTTTCCAGAGTATTCCGATgtagtggaggtgggtggggggagcgaACTGCCCTCCTCTTGGGTTTTAAATGCTTGTCCgcctggctgcctggctgctTATGATTTTTAAGTCAGGAGCCTGTTTTTAAGTCAGTGAGATGCTGTTATCTGATCATTGCTCCAACCGAAAACATCGCAGTTCCTCCCGGCTGGCCAGCGCTGGGTCTGTGACTACGTTGGGATGTTTATCAACGGCCTCCCTCTttgcagtggggagagagagagagagagagagagacagcgagacaGCTCTAGGGGCATAGAATACACTTTCTGTTATGTGAAAACAACCTCATTCTGTGCCCTTAAAGGCCACCGGGAATGACGGATCCAGGATGGTGGGTGGAGGTGTGGGTTTTTCATCCCCTGACTATTGTGCCAACTTGTGTCAGccattgtttttctaataaagattgtgtgtgttctttttaaaattccctcctGCCCTTAGATTCCTCTCCTCAAAACAAAAGAGCCAACAGAACAGAAGAAAACGTCTCAGACGGTTCCCCGAACGCGGGTTCAGTGGAGCAGACGCCCAAGAAGCCGGGCCTCAGAAGACGTCAAACGTAAACTGCTCGGTGGGTTGATGACTAGGAGCAAGAAACTGACACTCCGAAATGGGCTTTCACACCCCGAGATACCCAATCTTGGTGGTTGCTGGCAGAATGGAGcttgtgggtttttgtttctattttgtgagGTGGAAAAGTAGGAATGGGGAAGGCTGGGAATCGCTGGTGGGGATCCTGTAATTTTTTTCACACTGTCTACGTCCTGAGGTCATTTTTCCTTGAAAACACGGAATAACCAGAGCAAGTGTCCTAGCCAAAGTACTTGTGACCGAGGCTGGATGATGAGTGGGAAGGTCAATTCCCTGTGAATCCCACCAAAACCGTTGGGAACAATAGGTTCTTTCCCCCCATCTGAGCAAGAACTGGGATATGCTTCAGTCCCACTTCATAAGAATTCTTTTCCCAGAGGTTTCAAGTTGAGTCAGTAACAGATTTTGAGCCATACATGGGAAGAAggcaaataaatgataaaagttaaaatttgagGGAAAGGGTGCAGATGGCTCATATTTGGTTGATCCTATGGTTAGTAGTGTGAATAGTGAGGTACGTCACAtgatctttatcattttcttaaattgtCACTTTCCCTGTTTGCTTACAAATTTGGGGAACAGGAAAGGAaccctgtgtatttttttttttttttaaaggaaagctaTAGTATGGAAAAATACTAAGGTTCCTACAGAATTTCTGGTAACACTGAAGTTGCAAAGCAGAAGTTAAATTAACTCTGCTGGAGTAAGCAGTCCAGGAACACGTCACCATGTGTATGCTAATTGTGCTACAAAAGGATCATTTGTATATTAGTAGGGAAATGTATAATAGATACACGGGCTGGCGAGGGTAGGTCTACCCCACACTGGAGAAGTGGAGATTTTTTTCCATCTACTAAAATCTGATCAGTATGAACAGCTAATTTGAATAATTCAGCACTCAACTTTTCATAGATTGGCTAGCCATAGTGATCAAAGTGCATATGTTAATAGTTTGAAAACTTACCAACAAGGACCATGAcctcttttttcctccagaaaacaCACTCACAGCTTCGCATGTAGAGATTTTAGTAGATGTTGATACTAATTTTCAAAatcctcatttataaaaaggTAAGAATAAAGAACATAGAGTTTAAGGCGAGATTCCAGTTTGCTGTGTTTTTAGACCATAGTAACATATATATGAACTTCTTCACCCACATCTGACGGTTTTCAAAGCTTATACAAAACATCACTCTGTAGAATGTCTATATTACAGTTGtatatgaaatgggaaaagtgtatgaaaaaaaatttctgaagcaACCTGCAGCTTGGGACTTGTGGTTTTTGACCTGTAGCTTAGCTCATCAGATGAGCCACTGTGAATCACACCTACTGGATTTTGATCTGACCCCATTCTGACATAGAGAGGCATTTGTTAGTAAATATGGCCAGTTCAGAGAATTCTAGAAATAGTAGTTAAGAACCTATTAAGAAgcattcatttgtatattttgcatatgaCTAAGAAACTAGAATGTTTTGAAGAAGtattaatagaattttctttAGAGAACATTTATGAGTTAGAGTTCCGATTAGTTTTCAGATTTAGAAGACTCAGATGCTCTTGAGTATTACAGTTTCTtaattctcctctctttcttaGTATCTTTGACCCCGATTCTCTAGACGAGGGTTTCTCAACCTctgcactattgacattttgggctgaaTAATTCTTTGTGTGGGACGCCATCCTGTGCATTAGTAGAatgtttggcagcatccctggcctctacccactagatgccagtagcaccctcctcacccccagtgtgacaaccaaaaatgtctccaaacattgccaaatgtcccctgggggacaAAACTGCCCACTATTGAGACCCACTGCTCTCAacaagaatacacacacacagaggagagtaAAAATCCAGTGAAGGAAACATTGGATGGAGAAGACTGTAGTCATCAACTTTTAGTACACACTTTCTTTTCCATTGCTCAGGTATTTCACAACTAAGAGAGTAACAAAAGAATTCCTGTACTTTATTGATAATGTTATTCTGGTGCTTTTCTCCtaattccttcttcttttttcttctgcagaATTAAGAGCATGTTTCCTTGTTTATCAGATACATCACTGCTCGATGAAGCAAGgaagatataaattaaaaattttaaatacatatcgCTGACTCCATGGAATGGACATCCTAAATAAGCACTGAAAAACAACCAACACAGTAACACTAAAATTTTAGGCACTCTTAAATGATCTGCCTCTAAAAGCATTGGATGTAGCATTGTGCAATTAGGTTTTTCCTTATTTGCTTCATTGTACTACCTGTGTATATAGTTTTTACCTTTTATGTAGCACATAAactttgggggaagggaggggagggtggggctgaGGAATTGGCATGGGGGGCTATGAAGAGCTTGCTTCCATTTAGAGCAAGGAGAAAAGTATATGACTTGCATGGAGAGAAGCAGTTTTGGGGAAGggtttgaattgttttctttaaagatgtaaTGTCTCTTTCAGTGAAAActgataattcattttaaaaaatcatccgaATTTGAACACTGGTTGCAAATAattgctaattatttttaattatttttacatgaaGCTTTTTCTTATTGGGAGCTCAAAGATTCCGTTATATAGTAataaatggctttttttctttaacagcaaAAACTATCTtcagtaccccccccccccccccccccccggtttttCATAAAATCGGAATTTACCAGTTAATTACTCAGCAGTTAGGTAATCATTCCAGGTAATTCTGGGCAAAATTCtggggtatatgtgtgtgtgtgtgtgtgtgtgtggggggggggtgatggtAATTCTGAATGCTCAGAATCAACCATCAAATTTTTATCAGGTTTATTGAGAAATTTTCTTTGGACTTTGGGCTATGTAGACacagtcaaaataattttaaatcttgggaaaaattttaaagatctgtaacttcacataaaaaaataatgaaataatttttaatttaaagcttCTCGTTCTGTTGGTTAATTTGCccaaaggaaatgtttttaaaagaaagtgtgtATAAAGCACACGTGGAATTACTGAAATGGATACTACATctttaaacagtatttttacaTTGCCTGTGTATGTATGAAACAAAACCGGTTGAAGTGTACCTGTGTACATAACTCTGTAAAGACACTGAGAAATTATACTAACTTATTTAtgttaaaaagagattttttttttttttaatctagaccATATACAAGCCAAAGTGGCATGTTTTGTGCATTTGTAAATGCTGTATTGGGTAGaatagtttttttcctttcttctgttaaaTAATATGGCTATGCTTAAAAGGTTGCATACTGAGCCAAGTATAATTTTTTGTAATGTGTGAAAAAGATGCCAATTATTGTTACACATCAAGCAATCAATAAAGAAAACTTCCATAGCTATTCATTGAGTTGAACTGTAATGTGCTTTATTAAGCTTGGGGTATTTGACCTGGCATACTAGTCATACTTGCACAAATATAACACAAAGTAGCAAATATCTTGATAATTTAGGCCCACGTCTGAGATGATGTTTATGTGGCTCTGAATATAGTAGTCACTGTTTTCCACTTAGGAAAGTGCTACTTTTGAGTGGACAAAACTTTAGACGTGTAAAGTGGAAAAGCCACATTTTCATAAAAGTTTGTCAAATCTCCAATAGTTCAAATATTTAGGTCTTATAGGGTATATATCAGAACCAAAAATTTTTACATAAGTGTAGGCTGATCACACATTTGCAGGATTGAAAATGAAAGTAACATGGTGACTTCTCTAAATTCTGTATTTACACACTGCAAGTGTTGTGAGAAATTAGAGCAATTGTTCAGACCATCTAATCTACACCTTTgtccaaaatatttatatacaggTCCTTTAGAAATTTGCATGCATTACACACTAATTTAGATAGAACAGGTATTCTCCAAATTAAACTGGTCATGACAAATCACTCAATTCCGAAATTTCCTGGTTATAATCTACACCACCTCAAACTGGTTAATGTCAATAACCAAATCTGAGTGTTTGGGGCCCCACATCCACATGGCAGAGATattttttacttaagaaaaatttaaacaagGCATTTTCAAgtcaaattttcttaaaaaaaaaaaaaaaaaacccaaaaaacaattAGTTACTTCACACTCTTACAAATGTAGCTGAGGTGTAAAaagtaaattgtttttttctaggaatcTGCAGATGGTTAAATCACGAAAATCTGAATTTGGGTTAAGCAGTTTCCGTCAAATACCTGAATTTACATTATTGCACCCCAAAGGGGGCTCTAAACAAGATAGTTTCAGCTTATTTTGATCTGAagttactttcaaaaaaaaaaaagtgactcttCGGCTgcggggaagggaaaggaagatcATTTGGTGACGGGGCTACATCTTCCAAgtaggtattattttaattaaaggcTAAAGGTGTTTTTGTGATTCTATTCAAAACACGCAGACGGGGTGTTTTTCAGGAAGATactgaaaaagcaagaaaaacaaaatggggggggggggaaggaatgAGGAtcaggaaataatgaaataaaattagtttctcTGAACCAAAGAGGACTTCTAGAAGTGTTTctaacagagggaaaaaaatcctcttaaTTGCTGCCTGCACCCCATTTTCCTTTCCTCAAGAGGCATCTTCGATGTGAATTTTTAGAGACTGCGTGTTAGGAGCGCTGGGCGAAGAAGTGGATGCTCGCCGCGCCAGGCACGTTCACAGGGACGCAGCCCCCGGAGTCACCGGGTCGATCCTTTACACGTCGGTGTCAACTCTCCAAGGGCGTCCTCGAGTCCCGGGCGTCCTCTCCCCGGCCCCGGACGGCGGGGCTGGCTGCGGGCGTCCCTAGGCGGGGATGCggccgccggccccggccccggccccagccccagcccccaccccgctgCCCGGGGCAGTGCGCCGCCGGCTCCGCAAACTGCCCCGAAGCCCCGCACCCGCCCGCCCGGGCCGCTGCGGGGGTCGGGCAGGCTGGCGCCCCCGGGACCGGGAGCCCCTCGAGTCTCGCCTCTCCGCCCGCCACAGGCAGCGCCCGCGCCGGCGGGGTCGGTGCGCGCAGTTCCCGCGCCCGGGGCGCCCGCAGGCCGTGCAGGGCGGCTGCGCCCGGGCCCGCGCAGCGGCGCGGGGCGGTTTCTCACAAACTGTCCCCCCTCATCACCTCTCCTCTGGGGTCAGAAGAAGCGGAAGCCCCCGCTCCTTTCCACAGGCATTCCCTGCACACCAGCACCTTGCCAGTTCTCGGGCGGTGGCGGGCCGGGGAGCTGAGCGAACGGGAGAACCTTCCCGAGTCCGTGGGCCCTCCCGGGCAGCCGCccgctcccacccccaccctgggctccaaTGATCCGCAGCCCCGCGCATTTCGAAAGGCTGCCCGGCTCGCCGGCGGCCGGGGAGGACCGCGGCGGCGCGCAGGAGGGGCCGAGCGCCACCGCCGCCCGCGGGGTCCCTTCCAACCTTAGAGCCGCCCGGCGgagtccccccccccgccccatcgcATCCCCGCTGTCGAGCGCGGGGCACCGGGGCAGGGAAGAAATGGGCAAACGTGGGGCTGGGGCTGTGACTGGAGGACGGAAGGGACCGCGGATCCACAGGACAGGGGCGCGCCCACCGCCCCGCCGCGCCGAGCGACCTTCCTCCGCGGCCGCGCAACGCTGCCTTCGCCATTTCATCTTCATCCTTGCGAGCGTACGCACTTGCTGTCCGCAAGCTTCCCTCGGACCGAAAAGGTGTCCTAAAAGCACATCTGGGATCGTCAGTGTTTCCCAGAgcgtgcatttcttttttaaatgtgccaGTTCTTTCACCTGAGCCACACCCTGCGcccgctcccctccctccctccccgccaaCAGGAAGGTAAAATCCTGCACACgcactggggagggggcagggaaggcgCGCCCACGGTCCTGCGAgacccccaccgcccccaccctgAGGGTGAGGGGAGAGCGCCTCCCGGATCTCGGCTcgcgtgggggtggggtggggtggggtggggtgagccTCAGGCAGACCCTGCAGAAGCGAAAGTGCAGCGTTTGCACCGACACCCAAGTCCCCGTGCGGCCGTCCGCGTCCCAGGCCCGTCTCGCGTGGGGACATACAGGGGGCAGTTATCGGAAGGcgcaaaatgcaaaaataaatgggTGCGTGTTGGGCGCGAAACGTCGACGCGCCTCAAAGGGCCGCGAAGAAAAGGCAGGGAGCGGGCGCGCGGCGGGGACGCGGGGCCGGGGGATTGCATCATTGCAGCTCCCCCTGCAGAAAATGGGCTCCGAACCG encodes:
- the LOC119866452 gene encoding translation initiation factor IF-2-like, encoding MMVAAVRSPFSAGGAAMMQSPGPASPPRARSLPFLRGPLRRVDVSRPTRTHLFLHFAPSDNCPLYVPTRDGPGTRTAARGLGCRCKRCTFASAGTPFRSEGSLRTASAYARKDEDEMAKAALRGRGGRSLGAAGRWARPCPVDPRSLPSSSHSPSPTFAHFFPAPVPRARQRGCDGAGGGTPPGGSKVGRDPAGGGGARPLLRAAAVLPGRRRAGQPFEMRGAADHWSPGWGWERAAAREGPRTREGSPVRSAPRPATARELRRGDEGGQFVRNRPAPLRGPGRSRPARPAGAPGAGTARTDPAGAGAACGGRRGETRGAPGPGGASLPDPRSGPGGRVRGFGAVCGAGGALPRAAGWGLGLGPGPGPAAASPPRDARSQPRRPGPGRGRPGLEDALGELTPTCKGSTR
- the CDKN1B gene encoding cyclin-dependent kinase inhibitor 1B; its protein translation is MSNVRVSNGSPSLERMDARQAEYPKPSACRNLFGPVNHEELTRDLEKHCRDMEEASQRKWNFDFQNHKPLEGKYEWQEVEKGSLPEFYYRPPRPPKGACKVPAQESQDVSGTRQAGPLLGSQANSEDTHLVDQKTDAPDSQTGLAEQCTGIRKRPATDDSSPQNKRANRTEENVSDGSPNAGSVEQTPKKPGLRRRQT